GATCAGGACCAATGCCGCGTTAGCTGCTATCTCGGGATAGGAGGATTCTCTGGACGATATGGACCCCATGGACTGTCCATCCTGTCCATCCTGTCCATGCAGTCCATGAACCTCTTTCACCCACTCCGCTACCCTATCCGCCGTCGTGCAGCGCCGCGCCAGCAGCCTCTTCCGGCGGGGATCATCTCGATCCCAGAGCCTCATGTTTCGCTGCCTCAAGAAATCCTCATAATCCAACCGCAGCTCCTCCAAACTCGCTCGCGCCACGTTGGTTAGCTTCAATTCCATCTTCCTCGAAGTCCCGCTGGCGACACTACCCTCCGCGATATTCTGAACACCGGAACGCGCTGCCTGAATCATCTGGTCGTGGGTGCGGCTTTTCCTATCGATATAACGGTCACAGAATCGAACTGTAACATCATAGACAAGCTGCGCAATCTGAAAACTCTTAAGCTTCCGATAACCTCCGTGCTTCGGAATCAGTGGCTCTCGCCCCGCGCCAACCCGTCTGTCCTGTCCACCATCTTCATTGCGTCCATGCCTGTCCATCAAGCTGTTCTCCCCATAATCTGCTCCGAATCTCTCAGCCGTATCTCCTCCTAAAGCAGCTTCCGGAGCAAAGCCTCGTGACTCTCGCCGCTCATACTGGTCGCTCATCGCCGCTTTGTCAATGCTATGAACCATCAAGCTGCCATCCACACTCATTTCGCCTTCTCCACAAAGCCGACTGGCTCACGATCGAGTCCTCTGAGTGATGCAGTTTCCACGAAGGCCACACCCTCATCTTTGAGCACATTTAGCCTGGTCGAATTGAAGTACCCTTCTAAGTCGGTCGACTTCAGGTCCCCTTGCCGGGTCAGCTCATAGATGAGAATCCAATACTTGTCCAATTCATAGGGATGCTTACCAGCGAGGTTCTCCACGAATTTGATTACCAAGTTCTTGAACTTGTTGGTGGAGAGCATCATCGCCATTGCCATGCAATCACCTGAATTTACGATCTCTTTGGCTAGTTTCTTGCCGATCTTCTGGCGAAGAAGGAACATGAGGTATATGCTCCAACACACAGCATCCGACCGACGAAATTCCAGATGTCTGCGTAGAAGCTCCCGCAACACCCGCAACATTTCTGTCTTGACGGGCACCACGTATTTGCTCAGAGCTTCGCAGATCAGGGGAAGCACGACAGGATAGTGGAACGCGACTTGAATCAGATACTCGACAAATACTTGGATGTTCAGCTCATTCACCTTGCCCACAAGGCTGCGCGCAGCATATTTCAAAACACTTCCATCAGGACATGACTTCTGAAGAACAAGAGCGTATTCAAGGAAATCAGAAACCTTCCTCGCCGAGACTTCATCTTTGTCGTTGGGCAAGCGCATCAACAGCTCTGAGATCCAGGTGCTCTTGAACGGTATCGGCAACTCCGCAATTGAGACCTTCTTTGCGTTGAGCTGCTGCAAATAATTGCACAACTCCTTCTCAAGGTCTCGTATGAACTGCTCTGCTCGCTCTCGCGTTTTGCAGTAGCACTTGTAGTCGTCGATGAACCTGAGAAAGCGATATTTCTTCTTCGCGAGCGCTTCATCAACCCTAAAAAGGATGATTTCATTCATAATGCTGGATGTTGCCGGGCCTATCGGCACTCCTTGCGTTTCATTGCGCTTTAGGTAGCGCTGGCAGTGATCAAGTTGATTGAACCACACGCTCCGCGTTCGATTGCTTTTAGCTACGTCGTGACCAACCAAGGCCCAGGGAATTGCATGAGAATAGAGGGAGGGGAAGCACGAAGACACATCCGCTTCCGCCATGTACCGGGCACCGCAGGACATAAGAAGATGCTGTGCGATGTCTTGTGGGAATCTCTCCTTGTCCATGACCACGACGCGCCCAACGTCGTAACCACTGATAACCAGCACCCGGTCGTCGTCATGACGGCCCGGTTTGATCTGGCTGTGCTGGTTGTTGCAGATGTGGCTTAATCTCTGCCAATTGTCACGAATACACTCGCACAAACAGGCAAACGGATAGGGATGCGGGATATGCATCAGCCGTAATACGTTATTGAAACGGGTTGTTCGGAATTCGATTTGATCATATCCGTCACGTCTCCTCTGATTCGGGCCTTTTGCTACCAGCTTGTTGGCAACATCAGCGGT
This genomic interval from bacterium contains the following:
- a CDS encoding four helix bundle suffix domain-containing protein translates to MDRHGRNEDGGQDRRVGAGREPLIPKHGGYRKLKSFQIAQLVYDVTVRFCDRYIDRKSRTHDQMIQAARSGVQNIAEGSVASGTSRKMELKLTNVARASLEELRLDYEDFLRQRNMRLWDRDDPRRKRLLARRCTTADRVAEWVKEVHGLHGQDGQDGQSMGSISSRESSYPEIAANAALVLIGVAGALLDRQVASQAGAFEQEGGFTERLYRIRKSRRNIG
- the drt4 gene encoding antiviral reverse transcriptase Drt4, which produces MTIDAQYVYEGLLRHGFFPEIKAHRDDIPPAINSKGFTADVANKLVAKGPNQRRRDGYDQIEFRTTRFNNVLRLMHIPHPYPFACLCECIRDNWQRLSHICNNQHSQIKPGRHDDDRVLVISGYDVGRVVVMDKERFPQDIAQHLLMSCGARYMAEADVSSCFPSLYSHAIPWALVGHDVAKSNRTRSVWFNQLDHCQRYLKRNETQGVPIGPATSSIMNEIILFRVDEALAKKKYRFLRFIDDYKCYCKTRERAEQFIRDLEKELCNYLQQLNAKKVSIAELPIPFKSTWISELLMRLPNDKDEVSARKVSDFLEYALVLQKSCPDGSVLKYAARSLVGKVNELNIQVFVEYLIQVAFHYPVVLPLICEALSKYVVPVKTEMLRVLRELLRRHLEFRRSDAVCWSIYLMFLLRQKIGKKLAKEIVNSGDCMAMAMMLSTNKFKNLVIKFVENLAGKHPYELDKYWILIYELTRQGDLKSTDLEGYFNSTRLNVLKDEGVAFVETASLRGLDREPVGFVEKAK